The Elaeis guineensis isolate ETL-2024a chromosome 13, EG11, whole genome shotgun sequence genome includes a region encoding these proteins:
- the LOC105056171 gene encoding LOW QUALITY PROTEIN: probable disease resistance protein At5g43730 (The sequence of the model RefSeq protein was modified relative to this genomic sequence to represent the inferred CDS: inserted 3 bases in 2 codons) — translation MIDHVIWATVSKEYTVKQLQKIIADRLGISSPDDERKQATAIFNHLKCRNFLLLLDDLWQKVDLEAVGVPIPSRRPTGQHKHKVVFTTRTEQVCGSMGAHEKIKINCLEPEDSWKLFRIXVGQDTLTRIPTSLARQVVEECRGLPLALTIIGKAMSTRKTRQEWQNAITLLQSSKLPEIPDKDEDEDMLPRLKLSYDSLPDDAVRKCFLLCALWPEDFXYKKIDLIECWMGHGLIDVGGFNDINEAYDEGHTIIGKLKSACLLEPGLNEDDQVKMHDIIRDMARWIASDGGKNNQKLIVQSGRSRADLNVWATAKHVSLIQSEIGEFPDAPPECPNLVTLMLQWNRSLNLIPTNFFISFPALTYLDLSHNTRITELPQEISRVKNLQYLNLSFTRITRLPESLRCLTKLKFLLLRGLHRLKIPHGVISNLSMLEVLDLISSTRYEDWAELARTRELKALGITVEQLRLWNGSPNCTI, via the exons ATGATCGATCATGTGATCTGGGCAACAGTCTCCAAAGAGTATACAGTGAAGCAGCTTCAAAAGATAATAGCCGACAGGCTGGGGATTTCTTCGCCGGATGATGAACGCAAACAAGCCACTGCAATCTTCAACCACCTCAAGTGTAGAAACTTCTTGTTGCTGCTGGACGACCTATGGCAAAAGGTGGATTTGGAGGCCGTTGGGGTCCCCATTCCTTCCAGAAGACCCACCGGCCAGCACAAGCATAAGGTGGTGTTTACCACACGGACGGAGCAGGTGTGTGGCTCCATGGGAGCCCACGAGAAGATCAAGATAAACTGCTTGGAGCCAGAGGACTCATGGAAGTTGTTCCGGA TGGTCGGCCAAGACACACTCACAAGAATACCGACGTCGCTCGCAAGGCAAGTGGTCGAGGAGTGCCGCGGATTGCCCTTGGCTCTCACAATCATCGGGAAGGCCATGTCAACGAGGAAGACTCGCCAAGAGTGGCAAAATGCCATCACACTACTGCAGAGCTCAAAGCTTCCTGAGATCCCAGACAAGGACGAGGACGAGGACATGCTTCCCAGACTGAAGCTTAGCTATGATTCTTTGCCAGATGATGCTGTAAGGAAGTGTTTCTTGCTGTGCGCGTTGTGGCCGGAagattt ttataagaaaattgatcTCATCGAGTGTTGGATGGGCCATGGGCTGATAGATGTCGGCGGCTTCAACGACATCAACGAGGCCTACGACGAAGGGCATACTATCATAGGAAAACTAAAATCCGCTTGTCTGCTAGAGCCTGGTTTGAACGAAGACGATCAGGTGAAAATGCATGATATCATCAGAGACATGGCACGGTGGATAGCCTCCGACGGAGGCAAAAATAATCAGAAGTTGATTGTGCAAAGCGGCAGAAGCCGAGCAGATTTGAATGTTTGGGCAACGGCTAAGCATGTCTCTTTAATCCAAAGTGAGATCGGAGAATTCCCTGACGCTCCTCCAGAGTGCCCCAACCTGGTAACCCTCATGCTCCAATGGAACCGGTCCTTGAACCTTATACctactaatttctttatttccTTTCCTGCTTTAACTTACTTGGATCTGTCCCACAACACCCGAATCACTGAGCTCCCACAGGAGATTAGCCGAGTAAAAAATCTTCAATACCTCAATTTGTCATTCACTCGGATCACGCGTCTGCCCGAGAGCTTAAGATGTCTCACAAAATTGAAATTCCTTCTTCTGAGAGGTCTACACCGTCTAAAGATACCACACGGGGTGATATCAAACCTATCGATGCTAGAGGTGCTCGACCTAATTAGCAGTACTCGGTATGAGGATTGGGCAGAATTGGCCCGGACTCGAGAATTGAAAGCTCTCGGAATCACCGTGGAACAGTTGAGGCTATGGAACGGCTCTCCCAACTGCACCATCTGA